The following is a genomic window from Palaeococcus ferrophilus DSM 13482.
CGTTGATGAGCTTGCCTCCGTGATAGGGGACGTAGTAATCGAGGAGAACGCAAGCGTCTGGCCTTCGGCAGTCCTTCGCGGTGATATCGAGCGGATTCACGTTGGCTGCTGCTCCAACGTCCAGGACAACGTCAGCATACACACATCCCACAACCAGCCGACGGTAATAGGGAAGTACGTGACAATAGGGCACAACGCCGTCGTCCACGGGGCAGTTATAGGTGACTACACTATCATTGGAATGGGCGCCATAATCCTCGATGGGGCCAAGATAGGCAAGCACGTCATCATTGGAGCGGGAGCGCTCGTTCCGCCCGGAAAGGAGATTCCCGACTACAGCCTCGTCGTCGGCGTTCCCGGGAAGATAGTCAGGCAGCTCAGCGAGCAGGAAATCGAATGGACTAAGAAGAACGCCGAGATTTACATGGAGCTCGCTGAAAAGCACCTCAGCTCAAGGAAGAAGCTTTAATTCTTTCCCCTTTTTCATCGGGAAGATTTTTAAAGGCGGAGACCCAGCCTCCCATGGTGGCCCGGAATGAGAACACTGTACAGGATGGCATCACACGTCCCCAAGATCCTCCTAAGACCCGTTTACGACTTCTATGAGGACTACCTCCTCGAAAGGGTCAAGGCCAACGGCAGAATACCGAATCACGTCGCCATAATCATGGACGGCAACAGACGATGGGCGAGGATGCAGAAAAAACCGCCGTGGTACGGGCACCTCTTCGGATCGAAGACCCTTGAGAACATCCTCGACTGGTGCAGGGAGCTTGGAATAAGGAACCTTACCGTCTACGCCTTCTCCACCGAGAACTTCAAGCGCTCTCCGGAGGAGGTAAACGCCCTCATGGAGCTCTTTGAGCAGAAGTTCAAGGAGCTGGTCACGGACGAGAGGGTTCACAGGTACGGCATAAGGGTTAACGTCCTCGGAAGGAAGGAGGCCCTGCCCGATAACGTGAGGAAAGCCGCTGAGGAAGCCGAGAGGGCCACGAAAAAGTACGACAACTACACCCTCAACATAGCCCTCGCATACGGGGGCAGGAGCGAGATAGCGGACGCTGTGAGGGAGATAGTGAGGGACGCCCTCGAGGGGAAGATACGGGTGGAAGAGATAGACGAGGATACGATAAAGGAGTACCTCTACTACCCCAACATGCCCGACCCCGACATAGTCATAAGGACGGGCGGTGAGTTGAGGATAAGCAACTTCCTCCTCTACCAGATAGCCTACAGCGAGCTCTTCTTCGTTGACGTCTACTTCCCCGAGTTCAGGAAGATAGACTTCCTCAGGATAATAAGGGAGTACCAGAAGAGGCAGAGGCGCTTCGGACGCTGAGCCCAACTTTTTTAAGAACAACGCCGTAATCACCATCGGTGATACAATGGTATCCAGGCCCCCCGTTATATACGAGGTTTTCCCGAGGAACCACACGGAGGAGGGAACGTTCAGGGCCCTCATGGACGACTTACCGAGGATAAAGGCCCTTGGAGCGGATTACGTGTGGCTGATGCCCATACACCCGATAGGCGAGGAGGGGAGGAAGGGCACGCTCGGTTCCCCCTACGCCATAAGGGACTACCGCTCCGTCAACCCGGAACTGGGAACGATGGATGACTTCGTTGCCCTCGTGGAGAGAGCCCACAGCCTCGGCCTCAAAGTAATGATTGACGTGGTCTACAACCACACCTCCAGGGACTCGCTTCTCCTGAGGGAACACCCGGAGTGGTTCCTCACGGAGGATGGGAAGCCCTCGCGCAAAGTCCCCGACTGGAGCGACGTCTACGATCTCGACTACACCAATGAGGAGCTTTGGGACTACCAGATAGAGACCCTCAAGTTCTGGGCGCGCTACGTTGACGGCTTCAGGTGTGATGTGGCGCCCCTCGTTCCCCTCGAGTTCTGGAAGCGCGCGAGGGCCGAGGTGGCGAGGGTAAACCCCAACGTCATCTGGCTCGCCGAGACGGTCCATCCGTCCTTCGTCAGATGGCTCCGCGGGAGGGGTTTTAGGGCCCACTCCGACCCGGAGATGCACGAAGCCTTCGATGTAACCTACGACTACGACGGCAGGGAAGTGCTTGAGGCGTACCTCCGCGGCGAAAGGCCCCTCAGAAGCTACATTGACTACCTCAACCTCCAGGAGGCCCTATATCCGGCGCACTACGTAAAGCTCCGCTTCCTCGAGAACCACGACACGCTGAGGGCTGCACGGCTCTTCGGGGACGGGGAGAGGCTGAGGAACT
Proteins encoded in this region:
- a CDS encoding gamma carbonic anhydrase family protein, yielding MPVYELDGKKPVIHETAYVDELASVIGDVVIEENASVWPSAVLRGDIERIHVGCCSNVQDNVSIHTSHNQPTVIGKYVTIGHNAVVHGAVIGDYTIIGMGAIILDGAKIGKHVIIGAGALVPPGKEIPDYSLVVGVPGKIVRQLSEQEIEWTKKNAEIYMELAEKHLSSRKKL
- a CDS encoding alpha-amylase family glycosyl hydrolase, whose amino-acid sequence is MVSRPPVIYEVFPRNHTEEGTFRALMDDLPRIKALGADYVWLMPIHPIGEEGRKGTLGSPYAIRDYRSVNPELGTMDDFVALVERAHSLGLKVMIDVVYNHTSRDSLLLREHPEWFLTEDGKPSRKVPDWSDVYDLDYTNEELWDYQIETLKFWARYVDGFRCDVAPLVPLEFWKRARAEVARVNPNVIWLAETVHPSFVRWLRGRGFRAHSDPEMHEAFDVTYDYDGREVLEAYLRGERPLRSYIDYLNLQEALYPAHYVKLRFLENHDTLRAARLFGDGERLRNWTAFTFMLKGAPLIYAGQEYAIKSAPSLFKREPVPWEEGDREFLEFFKRLLDTVKSVRCENQRVHMPVEGVAVVECGNAVGVFNLEGKIGSVELDVRGRDALSGRRVESRNGRMELDFEPVIVLR
- the uppS gene encoding polyprenyl diphosphate synthase; this encodes MRTLYRMASHVPKILLRPVYDFYEDYLLERVKANGRIPNHVAIIMDGNRRWARMQKKPPWYGHLFGSKTLENILDWCRELGIRNLTVYAFSTENFKRSPEEVNALMELFEQKFKELVTDERVHRYGIRVNVLGRKEALPDNVRKAAEEAERATKKYDNYTLNIALAYGGRSEIADAVREIVRDALEGKIRVEEIDEDTIKEYLYYPNMPDPDIVIRTGGELRISNFLLYQIAYSELFFVDVYFPEFRKIDFLRIIREYQKRQRRFGR